In one window of Burkholderia cenocepacia DNA:
- a CDS encoding OmpW/AlkL family protein, which produces MKKTLLCAAAGAAAVAPLAAHAQSAGSNVVTLGWFHIMPQQSSTPMTTNVAPTPINTPLRLPPSFTSAGTGLHTSGADTVGLTVSHFLTDHIAVTSVAGVPPVFKVSGQGTIKPPGPAGALGTQNIGLGSVNPIVKSVRQWSPAVILQYYFGQATAKFRPFLGLGVSYNWFSDLQLNTNFIKQTQDNLGAILAAGAGKPGTTSVEAKASSSWQPVFNAGLQYNLTEHFGLVASVTYIPLKTTSTVTIKAADGSVLAESKSDLKADPIISYVGMTYKF; this is translated from the coding sequence ATGAAGAAAACCCTTCTCTGCGCGGCGGCCGGCGCCGCCGCCGTGGCGCCGCTCGCGGCGCACGCGCAGAGCGCCGGCAGCAACGTCGTCACGCTGGGCTGGTTCCACATCATGCCGCAGCAGAGCAGCACGCCGATGACGACCAACGTCGCGCCGACGCCGATCAACACGCCGCTGCGGCTGCCGCCGTCGTTCACGTCGGCGGGCACCGGGCTGCACACGAGCGGCGCCGACACCGTCGGCCTGACGGTCAGCCACTTCCTGACCGACCATATCGCGGTGACGTCGGTGGCCGGCGTGCCGCCGGTGTTCAAGGTGTCGGGCCAGGGCACGATCAAGCCGCCGGGTCCTGCCGGCGCGCTCGGCACGCAGAACATCGGGCTGGGGTCGGTCAACCCGATCGTGAAGAGCGTGCGGCAGTGGAGCCCGGCGGTGATCCTGCAGTACTACTTCGGGCAGGCCACCGCGAAGTTCCGGCCGTTCCTCGGCCTCGGCGTGTCGTACAACTGGTTCAGCGACCTGCAGCTCAACACGAACTTCATCAAGCAGACGCAGGACAACCTCGGCGCGATCCTCGCGGCGGGCGCGGGCAAGCCGGGGACGACCTCGGTGGAAGCGAAGGCGTCGTCGTCGTGGCAGCCGGTGTTCAACGCGGGCCTGCAGTACAACCTGACGGAACACTTCGGGCTGGTCGCATCGGTGACCTACATCCCGCTGAAGACGACGTCGACGGTGACGATCAAGGCGGCGGACGGCTCGGTGCTCGCCGAGTCGAAATCGGACCTGAAGGCGGACCCGATCATCAGCTACGTCGGGATGACGTACAAGTTCTGA
- a CDS encoding DUF2957 domain-containing protein, translating to MKRNLILAAALAAPLLSACGGGSDNPPPLVEDRLCPATLDYNTVFTGGAGSGELAKVQLDTTKMTWQVTYVESAVPQKTGTVTPTRAGTVDSGTLTQETLLPTNKLNQCAFRLNGASLDASRPARIFVGFGVAGGTIPGKEIQFDGVLGQAAVPDTKFPYYPFIGFSSIETDITKVAGTYSHIGFGEVPSQKFGPASIDAKVTINADGTWTKCDTTGQFAGGACAQQGTNFVQSADGSGAFQSNNYASQLKPTLSATPQGKGFMIVGKLRNQLVPILVRTGVANPNPTPDSNGVPGLTADDESSISILAPQTAVAAGSQNGEYIGVDSQFDYRTTALIDKQATLLDPFQPSQASLATALDLDYTQKVPGTVTTIHTGSGSTSPTGKFIFSGGVFGFLDNAGSTPYFTIGAFVQ from the coding sequence ATGAAGCGCAACCTCATTCTGGCGGCGGCCCTTGCCGCCCCCCTTCTTTCCGCATGCGGCGGCGGTAGCGACAATCCGCCCCCGCTCGTCGAAGACCGGCTTTGCCCCGCCACGCTCGACTACAACACCGTGTTTACGGGCGGCGCGGGCAGCGGCGAACTCGCGAAGGTCCAGCTCGACACGACCAAGATGACCTGGCAGGTCACCTATGTCGAATCGGCGGTGCCGCAAAAGACCGGCACCGTCACGCCGACGCGCGCGGGCACCGTCGACAGCGGCACGCTCACGCAGGAAACGCTGCTGCCGACCAACAAGCTGAACCAGTGCGCGTTCCGCCTGAACGGCGCGAGCCTCGACGCGTCGCGTCCGGCGCGCATCTTCGTCGGCTTCGGCGTCGCCGGCGGCACGATTCCCGGCAAGGAGATCCAGTTCGACGGCGTGCTCGGCCAGGCCGCGGTGCCCGACACGAAATTCCCGTACTACCCGTTCATCGGCTTCTCGTCGATCGAAACCGACATCACGAAGGTCGCGGGCACGTACAGCCACATCGGCTTCGGCGAAGTGCCGTCGCAGAAATTCGGGCCGGCGTCGATCGACGCGAAGGTGACGATCAACGCGGACGGCACCTGGACCAAGTGCGACACGACCGGCCAGTTCGCCGGCGGCGCGTGCGCGCAGCAGGGCACGAACTTCGTGCAGTCGGCCGACGGCAGCGGCGCGTTCCAGTCGAACAACTACGCGAGCCAGTTGAAGCCGACGCTGTCGGCCACGCCGCAGGGCAAGGGCTTCATGATCGTCGGCAAGCTGCGTAACCAGCTCGTGCCGATCCTCGTGCGCACGGGGGTCGCGAACCCGAACCCGACGCCGGACAGCAACGGCGTGCCGGGCCTGACCGCCGACGACGAATCGAGCATCTCGATCCTCGCGCCGCAGACGGCCGTCGCGGCCGGCTCGCAGAACGGCGAGTACATCGGCGTCGACAGCCAGTTCGATTACCGGACCACCGCGCTGATCGACAAGCAGGCCACGCTGCTCGATCCGTTCCAGCCGTCGCAGGCGTCGCTCGCGACCGCGCTCGACCTCGACTACACGCAGAAGGTGCCGGGCACGGTCACGACGATCCACACGGGTTCGGGCAGCACGTCGCCGACCGGCAAGTTCATCTTCTCGGGTGGCGTGTTCGGTTTCCTCGACAACGCCGGATCGACGCCGTATTTCACGATCGGCGCATTCGTCCAGTAA
- the argC gene encoding N-acetyl-gamma-glutamyl-phosphate reductase: MSTKVFVDGQEGTTGLKIFEYLSARSDIEILRIDEAKRKDVDERRRLINASDVTFLCLPDVASRESASLVENPNTTLIDASTAFRTNADWAYGLPELTRAQREKIRTSKRIAVPGCHASAFVLAMRPLVDAGIVAPTFAAHSYSITGYSGGGKSMIAEYESAAPGGKLASPRPYALGLAHKHLPEMAAHTGLANAPIFTPIVGPFLKGLAVTTYFTPEQLAKRATPQDVQRVFAEYYADEAFVRVAPFDAEANLDGGFFDVQANNDTNRVDLFVFGNAERFVTVARLDNLGKGASGAAIQCMNLNIGAAEDAGLKR, translated from the coding sequence ATGAGCACCAAAGTTTTTGTCGACGGCCAGGAAGGCACGACCGGCCTCAAGATCTTCGAATACCTGTCGGCACGCAGCGACATCGAGATCCTGCGCATCGATGAAGCGAAGCGCAAGGACGTCGACGAGCGCCGCCGCCTGATCAACGCGTCGGACGTCACGTTCCTGTGCCTGCCGGACGTCGCGTCGCGCGAATCCGCATCGCTCGTCGAGAATCCGAACACCACGCTGATCGACGCGAGCACCGCGTTCCGCACGAATGCCGACTGGGCGTACGGCCTGCCGGAGCTGACCCGCGCGCAGCGCGAGAAGATTCGTACGTCGAAGCGCATCGCGGTGCCCGGCTGCCACGCATCGGCGTTCGTGCTCGCGATGCGTCCGCTCGTCGATGCGGGCATCGTCGCGCCGACGTTCGCCGCGCACAGCTACTCGATCACCGGCTACAGCGGCGGCGGCAAGTCGATGATCGCCGAGTACGAAAGCGCCGCGCCGGGCGGCAAGCTCGCGAGCCCGCGTCCGTACGCGCTCGGCCTCGCGCACAAGCACCTGCCGGAAATGGCCGCGCACACGGGCCTCGCGAACGCGCCGATCTTCACGCCGATCGTCGGCCCGTTCCTGAAGGGCCTCGCGGTGACGACCTACTTCACCCCCGAGCAGCTCGCGAAGCGCGCGACGCCGCAGGACGTGCAGCGCGTGTTCGCCGAGTACTACGCGGACGAGGCGTTCGTGCGCGTCGCACCGTTCGACGCGGAAGCCAACCTCGACGGCGGCTTCTTCGACGTGCAGGCGAACAACGACACGAACCGCGTCGACCTGTTCGTGTTCGGCAACGCGGAGCGCTTCGTCACCGTCGCGCGCCTCGACAACCTCGGCAAGGGCGCGTCGGGCGCCGCGATCCAGTGCATGAACCTCAACATCGGCGCGGCCGAGGACGCGGGCCTCAAACGCTGA
- a CDS encoding flavodoxin family protein: protein MSNIVIVYHSGYGHTQKLAEAVLAGAQDAGATARLIAVGELDDAGWAALDAADAIVFGAPTYMGGPSAQFKQFADATSKPWFTQKWKDKIAAGFTNSATMNGDKFSTIQYFVTLAMQHGMVWVGTGMMPANSKAATRNDINYVGGFTGLLAQSPADATPDEGPLPGDLDTAKAFGQRVAAATARWVAGGR from the coding sequence ATGTCGAACATCGTCATCGTCTATCACAGCGGCTACGGTCACACGCAGAAACTGGCCGAAGCCGTGCTCGCGGGTGCGCAGGATGCCGGCGCCACCGCACGCCTCATCGCCGTCGGCGAGCTCGACGACGCGGGCTGGGCCGCGCTCGACGCGGCGGACGCGATCGTCTTCGGCGCGCCGACCTACATGGGCGGACCGTCCGCGCAGTTCAAGCAGTTCGCCGATGCCACGTCGAAACCGTGGTTTACGCAGAAATGGAAGGACAAGATCGCCGCGGGCTTCACGAACTCCGCGACGATGAACGGCGACAAGTTCTCGACGATTCAGTATTTCGTCACGCTGGCGATGCAACATGGGATGGTGTGGGTCGGCACGGGCATGATGCCGGCCAACTCGAAGGCGGCCACGCGCAACGACATCAACTACGTCGGCGGCTTCACGGGCCTGCTCGCGCAGTCGCCGGCGGACGCCACGCCCGACGAAGGCCCGCTGCCCGGCGATCTCGACACCGCAAAGGCGTTCGGCCAACGCGTCGCCGCGGCGACGGCGCGCTGGGTGGCCGGCGGCCGCTGA
- a CDS encoding YbhB/YbcL family Raf kinase inhibitor-like protein has product MRVDRRITPPAPSGRPSPFLLSALLCAAVFAALPARAEGPFTVTSDDLTPGARVRLANVFDRGDCKGANRSPQLAWHNPPPGTRGYAVTIFDPDAPGHGWWHWAVAGIPATVTSLPADASASGFLRRIGASEARNDYGLDGYGGPCPPPGKPHRYVITVYALKGTDLRVSQGRPAPMFEHEIGTLAIGTAQLTVTYGP; this is encoded by the coding sequence ATGCGTGTGGATCGCCGGATCACTCCGCCTGCGCCATCGGGTCGCCCTTCTCCGTTTCTCCTCTCCGCCCTCCTGTGCGCCGCCGTTTTCGCGGCGCTGCCCGCGCGTGCCGAAGGCCCGTTCACCGTGACGAGCGACGACCTGACGCCCGGCGCGCGCGTGCGGCTCGCGAACGTGTTCGACCGCGGCGACTGCAAGGGCGCGAACCGCTCGCCGCAACTCGCATGGCACAACCCGCCGCCCGGCACGCGCGGCTATGCGGTCACGATCTTCGATCCCGACGCGCCCGGGCACGGCTGGTGGCACTGGGCCGTCGCGGGCATCCCGGCGACCGTCACGAGCCTGCCGGCCGACGCCAGCGCCTCCGGCTTCCTGCGCCGCATCGGCGCGAGCGAGGCGCGCAACGACTACGGACTCGACGGTTACGGCGGCCCGTGCCCGCCGCCCGGCAAGCCGCATCGCTACGTGATCACCGTCTACGCGCTGAAAGGCACCGACCTGCGCGTCTCGCAGGGGCGCCCCGCGCCGATGTTCGAACACGAGATCGGCACGCTCGCGATCGGCACCGCGCAACTCACGGTCACTTACGGGCCGTAA
- a CDS encoding orotate phosphoribosyltransferase translates to MTGYDRQSISDTTAKILLEVQAVHFNAEKPFIFTSGWASPVYIDCRKLISYPRVRRALMEMAETTITRDIGFEQIDAVAGGETAGIPFAAWIADRMMVPMQYVRKKPKGFGRNAQIEGHLEEGSRVLLVEDLTTDSRSKINFVNALRTAGATVNHCFVLFHYDIFKESVSVLKDIDVDLHALATWWDVLRVAKASGYFETKTLDEVEKFLHAPAEWSAAHGGATAPKE, encoded by the coding sequence ATGACAGGCTACGATCGTCAGTCGATCTCGGATACGACCGCCAAAATCCTGCTCGAAGTGCAGGCGGTGCACTTCAATGCCGAAAAACCGTTCATCTTCACGTCCGGCTGGGCAAGCCCCGTCTATATCGACTGCCGCAAGCTGATCTCGTATCCGCGCGTGCGCCGTGCGCTGATGGAAATGGCGGAAACGACGATCACGCGCGACATCGGCTTCGAGCAGATCGATGCGGTGGCGGGCGGCGAGACGGCCGGCATCCCGTTCGCGGCCTGGATCGCGGACCGGATGATGGTGCCGATGCAGTACGTGCGTAAAAAGCCGAAGGGTTTCGGCCGCAACGCGCAGATCGAAGGCCATCTGGAAGAAGGCTCGCGCGTGCTGCTGGTGGAAGACCTGACCACCGACAGCCGCAGCAAGATCAACTTCGTCAACGCGCTGCGCACCGCGGGCGCGACGGTGAACCACTGCTTCGTGCTGTTCCACTACGACATCTTCAAGGAAAGCGTGTCGGTCCTGAAGGACATCGACGTCGACCTGCACGCGCTCGCGACGTGGTGGGACGTGCTGCGCGTCGCGAAGGCGTCGGGCTACTTCGAGACGAAGACGCTCGACGAAGTCGAGAAATTCCTGCACGCACCGGCTGAGTGGTCGGCCGCGCACGGCGGCGCGACGGCCCCGAAGGAATGA
- a CDS encoding NADP-dependent malic enzyme: protein MDEQLKQAALAYHLNPKPGKISVTPTKPLSNQLDLSLAYSPGVAAACEAIHADPLDAQKYTSRGNLVGVITNGTAVLGLGNIGPLAAKPVMEGKGCLFKKFAGIDVFDIELSESDPDKLVEAIAMLEPTLGGINLEDIKAPECFYIEQKLRERMKIPVFHDDQHGTAIIASAAILNGLKVVGKKLSEVKLVCSGAGAAAIACLDLLVNLGLTKSNILVADSKGVIYEGRGNLDPSKQRYAANTDARALADAIVGADVFLGCSSAGVLKQDMVKTMGERPLILALANPEPEIRPEDAKAVRPDAIVATGRSDYPNQVNNVLCFPFIFRGALDVGATTITEEMKLACVRAIAELAEETDQSEEVAKAYEGHSLEFGPDYLIPKPFDPRLIIKIAPAVAQAAMDSGVATRPIQDMDAYREQLGATVYRTGMVMRPVFAAAKQKEARIVFAEGEDERVLRAAQFVLLEKIAKPIIVGRPSVVDMRLQKIGSKLKAGVDFEIVDPEDDARYHRYWQAYQEIGARDGVTPEVAKAAMRKFNTLIGAMLVHLGDADGMICGMIDTFHSHLKFIEQVLGRAKGAEHFAAMNLLMLPGRNLFVCDTYVNELPSADQLADMTIQAAAEIERFGIAPKAALLSNSNFGSAPSASSRRMAEARKLIVERAPNLEVDGEMHGDAALSELIRKQAFPGTTLSGEANLLIMPNVEAANIAYNLLKMVGGEGVTVGPFLLGAAKPVHILTPAATVRRIINMTAVAAANVNTK from the coding sequence ATGGACGAACAACTGAAGCAGGCCGCTCTCGCTTATCACCTGAATCCGAAACCCGGCAAGATTTCGGTGACCCCCACCAAGCCGCTGTCGAACCAGCTCGATCTGTCGCTCGCGTATTCGCCCGGCGTCGCCGCTGCGTGCGAGGCGATCCACGCCGATCCGCTCGACGCGCAGAAGTACACGTCGCGCGGCAACCTCGTCGGCGTCATCACGAACGGCACCGCCGTGCTCGGCCTCGGCAACATCGGCCCGCTGGCCGCGAAGCCGGTGATGGAAGGCAAGGGCTGCCTCTTCAAGAAATTCGCGGGCATCGACGTGTTCGACATCGAACTGTCGGAGTCGGACCCCGACAAGCTCGTCGAGGCGATCGCAATGCTCGAGCCGACGCTCGGCGGCATCAACCTCGAGGACATCAAGGCGCCGGAGTGCTTCTACATCGAGCAGAAGCTGCGCGAGCGCATGAAGATTCCCGTTTTCCACGACGACCAGCACGGCACCGCGATCATCGCGTCGGCCGCGATCCTGAACGGCCTGAAGGTCGTCGGCAAGAAGCTGTCGGAAGTGAAGCTCGTGTGTTCGGGCGCGGGCGCGGCGGCGATCGCGTGCCTGGACCTGCTGGTGAACCTCGGCCTCACGAAGTCGAACATCCTCGTCGCCGATTCGAAGGGCGTGATCTACGAAGGGCGCGGCAACCTCGATCCGTCGAAGCAGCGCTATGCGGCGAACACCGACGCGCGCGCGCTCGCCGACGCGATCGTCGGCGCGGACGTGTTCCTCGGCTGCTCGAGCGCGGGCGTGCTGAAGCAGGACATGGTCAAGACGATGGGCGAGCGCCCGCTGATCCTGGCGCTCGCGAACCCGGAACCGGAAATCCGCCCGGAAGACGCGAAGGCCGTGCGCCCGGACGCGATCGTCGCGACCGGCCGTTCGGACTACCCGAACCAGGTCAACAACGTGCTGTGCTTCCCGTTCATCTTCCGTGGCGCGCTCGACGTCGGCGCGACGACGATCACGGAAGAAATGAAGCTCGCGTGCGTGCGCGCGATCGCCGAGCTGGCCGAGGAAACCGACCAGAGCGAGGAAGTAGCGAAGGCGTATGAAGGCCATTCGCTCGAATTCGGGCCGGACTACCTGATTCCGAAGCCGTTCGACCCGCGCCTGATCATCAAGATCGCGCCGGCCGTGGCTCAAGCCGCGATGGATTCGGGCGTCGCCACGCGCCCGATCCAGGACATGGACGCGTACCGCGAGCAGCTCGGCGCGACCGTCTACCGCACCGGCATGGTGATGCGCCCGGTGTTCGCGGCCGCGAAGCAGAAGGAGGCCCGCATCGTGTTCGCCGAAGGCGAGGACGAGCGCGTGCTGCGCGCCGCGCAGTTCGTGCTGCTGGAAAAGATCGCCAAGCCGATCATCGTCGGCCGTCCGTCGGTCGTCGACATGCGCTTGCAGAAGATCGGCTCGAAGCTGAAGGCCGGCGTCGATTTCGAAATCGTCGATCCGGAAGACGATGCGCGCTACCACCGCTACTGGCAGGCGTATCAGGAGATCGGCGCGCGCGACGGCGTGACGCCGGAAGTCGCGAAGGCCGCGATGCGCAAGTTCAACACGCTGATCGGCGCGATGCTCGTCCATCTGGGCGATGCGGACGGGATGATCTGCGGGATGATCGACACGTTCCACAGCCACCTGAAGTTCATCGAGCAGGTGCTGGGCCGCGCGAAGGGCGCCGAGCACTTCGCCGCGATGAACCTGCTGATGCTGCCGGGCCGCAACCTGTTCGTGTGCGACACGTACGTGAACGAACTGCCGAGCGCCGACCAGCTCGCCGACATGACGATCCAGGCCGCGGCCGAGATCGAGCGCTTCGGCATCGCGCCGAAGGCCGCGCTGCTGTCGAACTCGAACTTCGGCAGCGCGCCGTCGGCGTCGTCGCGCCGGATGGCCGAGGCCCGCAAGCTGATCGTCGAACGTGCGCCGAACCTCGAAGTCGACGGCGAAATGCACGGCGACGCGGCACTGTCGGAACTGATCCGCAAGCAGGCGTTCCCGGGCACGACGCTGTCGGGCGAAGCGAACCTGCTGATCATGCCGAACGTCGAAGCGGCGAACATCGCGTACAACCTGCTGAAGATGGTCGGCGGCGAAGGCGTGACGGTCGGCCCGTTCCTGCTCGGCGCGGCCAAGCCGGTCCACATCCTGACGCCGGCCGCGACCGTGCGCCGGATCATCAACATGACGGCTGTTGCCGCCGCGAACGTGAACACGAAGTAA
- a CDS encoding indolepyruvate ferredoxin oxidoreductase family protein, translating into MNAPLDADQRASLEAALKSVTLDDKYTLERGRAYMSGIQALVRLPMLQQERDRAAGLNTAGFISGYRGSPLGGLDLSLWKAKQHLAAHQIVFQPGLNEDLAATAVWGSQQVNLYPGAKYDGVFGMWYGKGPGVDRTGDVFKHANSAGSSQHGGVLVLAGDDHAAKSSTLAHQSEHIFKACGLPVLFPSNVQEYLDFGLHGWAMSRYSGLWVALKCVTDVVESSASVDIDPHRTEIVLPTDFILPEGGLNIRWPDPPLVQEARLLDYKWYAALAYVRANKLDRIEIDSPHARFGIMTGGKAYLDVRQALTDLGLDDETCARIGIRLYKVGCVWPLEAQGAQAFARGLDEILVVEEKRQILEYAIKEELYNWPDAQRPRVFGKFDEKDGAGGEWSVPMGNWLLPAHYELSPAIIAKAIATRLEKFELPSDVRARIAARLAVINAKEMALAKPHVQTERKPWFCSGCPHNTSTNVPEGSRAIAGIGCHYMTVWMDRSTSTFSQMGGEGVPWIGQAPFTDEKHVFANLGDGTYFHSGLLAVRAAISSKANITYKILYNDAVAMTGGQPVDGVLTVPQITHQLASEGAKKIVIVTDEPEKYDSRKALLAPGVTIHHRDQLDDVQRELREIEGTTILIYDQTCATEKRRRRKRGTYPDPAKRVVINDAVCEGCGDCSVQSNCLSVEPLETEFGTKRQINQSSCNKDFSCVKGFCPSFVTVEGGQLKKPKAVSVDGSALPPIPEPTLPAIDRAYGVLVTGVGGTGVVTIGALLGMAAHLENKGVTVLDVTGLAQKGGAVMSHVQISHAPTDIHATRIAMGEADLVIGCDAIVTAGDECTSRMRHDTTRVVVNSAQTPTAEFIKNPNWAFPGLSAENDIRAAAGVAVDFIDANRFAVALLGDAIYTNPFVLGYAWQKGWLPLTLASLERAIELNAVSVEKNRAAFDWGRRAAYDLASVKQAAAGDARPAQGATVISLHTKKAVDALIAKRVEFLTAYQNAAYASRYAAFVDKVRAAERALADGDTVQEPLTEAVARNLFKLMAYKDEYEVARLQSDPAFLARLTAQFEGDWKLKFHLAPPLFAKTDAHGHLVKKAYGPWMMSAFRLLAKAKFLRGTGLDPFGRTAERRTERALIGEYETLIDEVLTRLNAANRPLALELAALPDGIRGYGHVKENNLRAVRQKWDTLLAKWRSPAGGQSHQQVA; encoded by the coding sequence ATGAATGCCCCGCTAGACGCAGACCAACGCGCGTCGCTAGAAGCCGCGCTGAAGTCCGTCACGCTTGACGACAAATACACACTGGAGCGCGGCCGCGCGTACATGAGCGGCATCCAGGCCCTCGTGCGCCTGCCGATGCTCCAGCAGGAACGCGACCGCGCCGCCGGTCTCAATACGGCCGGCTTCATCTCCGGCTACCGCGGCTCGCCGCTCGGCGGCCTCGATCTGTCGCTCTGGAAAGCCAAGCAGCACCTGGCCGCCCACCAGATCGTGTTCCAGCCCGGCCTCAACGAAGATCTCGCCGCCACCGCCGTGTGGGGCTCGCAGCAGGTGAACCTGTACCCCGGCGCGAAATACGACGGCGTGTTCGGCATGTGGTACGGCAAGGGCCCGGGCGTCGACCGCACCGGCGACGTCTTCAAGCATGCGAATTCGGCCGGCTCGTCGCAGCACGGCGGCGTGCTGGTGCTCGCCGGCGACGACCACGCGGCGAAATCGTCGACGCTCGCGCACCAGTCCGAGCACATCTTCAAGGCCTGCGGGCTGCCGGTGCTGTTCCCGTCGAACGTGCAGGAATATCTCGATTTCGGCCTGCACGGCTGGGCGATGAGCCGCTACTCGGGCCTGTGGGTCGCGCTCAAGTGCGTGACGGACGTCGTCGAATCGTCGGCGTCGGTCGATATCGACCCGCATCGCACCGAGATCGTGCTGCCGACCGATTTCATCCTGCCGGAAGGCGGGCTGAACATCCGCTGGCCCGATCCACCGCTCGTGCAGGAAGCACGGCTGCTCGACTACAAGTGGTACGCGGCGCTCGCCTACGTGCGGGCGAACAAGCTCGACCGGATCGAGATCGATTCGCCGCACGCGCGCTTCGGGATCATGACCGGCGGCAAGGCGTACCTGGACGTGCGCCAGGCGCTGACCGACCTCGGGCTCGACGACGAGACGTGTGCGCGGATCGGCATCCGCCTGTACAAGGTCGGCTGCGTGTGGCCGCTCGAAGCGCAGGGCGCGCAAGCATTCGCGCGCGGCCTCGACGAAATCCTGGTGGTCGAGGAAAAGCGCCAGATCCTCGAATACGCGATCAAGGAAGAGCTGTACAACTGGCCCGACGCGCAACGCCCGCGCGTGTTCGGCAAGTTCGACGAGAAGGATGGCGCCGGCGGCGAATGGTCGGTGCCGATGGGCAACTGGCTGCTGCCCGCGCACTACGAGCTGTCGCCGGCGATCATCGCGAAGGCGATCGCGACGCGGCTCGAGAAGTTCGAATTGCCGTCCGACGTGCGCGCGCGCATCGCCGCGCGGCTCGCGGTGATCAACGCGAAGGAAATGGCGCTCGCGAAGCCGCACGTGCAGACCGAGCGCAAACCGTGGTTCTGCTCGGGCTGCCCGCACAACACGTCGACCAACGTGCCGGAAGGCTCGCGCGCGATCGCCGGGATCGGCTGCCACTACATGACCGTCTGGATGGACCGCAGCACGAGCACCTTCAGCCAGATGGGCGGCGAAGGCGTGCCGTGGATCGGCCAGGCGCCGTTTACCGACGAAAAGCACGTGTTCGCGAACCTCGGCGACGGCACCTATTTCCACTCGGGCCTGCTGGCCGTGCGCGCGGCGATTTCGTCGAAGGCGAACATCACCTACAAGATCCTCTACAACGACGCGGTCGCGATGACGGGCGGCCAGCCGGTCGACGGCGTGCTGACGGTGCCGCAGATCACGCACCAGCTCGCGTCCGAAGGCGCGAAGAAGATCGTGATCGTCACCGACGAGCCGGAGAAGTACGACAGCCGGAAGGCGCTGCTCGCGCCCGGCGTGACGATCCATCACCGCGACCAGCTCGACGATGTGCAGCGCGAGCTGCGCGAGATCGAAGGCACGACGATCCTGATCTACGACCAGACCTGCGCGACCGAGAAGCGCCGCCGCCGCAAACGCGGCACGTATCCGGACCCGGCGAAACGCGTCGTGATCAACGACGCGGTGTGCGAAGGCTGCGGCGACTGCTCGGTGCAGTCGAACTGCCTGTCGGTCGAGCCGCTGGAAACCGAATTCGGCACGAAGCGCCAGATCAACCAGTCGAGCTGCAACAAGGACTTTTCGTGCGTGAAGGGGTTCTGCCCGAGCTTCGTCACGGTCGAGGGCGGCCAGTTGAAGAAGCCGAAGGCGGTGTCGGTCGACGGCAGCGCATTGCCGCCGATTCCGGAACCGACGCTGCCGGCGATCGATCGCGCGTACGGCGTGCTCGTCACCGGCGTGGGCGGCACGGGCGTCGTCACGATCGGCGCGCTGCTCGGGATGGCCGCGCATCTGGAAAACAAGGGCGTGACCGTGCTCGACGTCACCGGCCTCGCGCAGAAAGGCGGCGCCGTGATGAGCCACGTGCAGATCTCGCACGCGCCGACCGACATCCATGCGACGCGGATCGCGATGGGCGAAGCCGATCTCGTAATCGGTTGCGATGCGATCGTCACGGCCGGCGACGAGTGCACGTCGCGGATGCGCCACGACACGACGCGGGTGGTCGTCAACAGCGCGCAGACACCGACCGCCGAGTTCATCAAGAACCCGAACTGGGCGTTCCCGGGCCTGTCCGCCGAGAACGACATCCGCGCGGCGGCCGGTGTTGCGGTCGACTTCATCGACGCGAACCGCTTCGCGGTCGCGCTGCTCGGCGACGCGATCTACACGAACCCGTTCGTGCTCGGCTACGCGTGGCAGAAAGGCTGGCTGCCGCTGACGCTCGCGTCGCTCGAACGCGCGATCGAGCTGAACGCGGTGTCGGTCGAGAAGAACCGTGCGGCGTTCGACTGGGGCCGCCGCGCCGCGTACGACCTCGCCAGCGTGAAGCAGGCGGCGGCCGGCGACGCCCGCCCCGCGCAAGGCGCCACGGTGATCTCGCTGCACACGAAGAAGGCGGTCGACGCGCTGATCGCGAAGCGCGTGGAGTTCCTCACCGCGTACCAGAACGCCGCGTACGCGTCGCGTTATGCGGCGTTCGTCGACAAGGTGCGCGCCGCCGAGCGTGCGCTGGCGGACGGCGACACGGTGCAGGAGCCGCTGACCGAAGCGGTCGCGCGCAACCTGTTCAAGCTGATGGCGTACAAGGACGAGTACGAGGTCGCGCGGCTGCAGTCCGACCCCGCGTTCCTCGCGCGCCTGACCGCGCAGTTCGAAGGCGACTGGAAGCTGAAATTCCACCTCGCGCCGCCGCTGTTCGCGAAGACGGACGCCCACGGCCATCTCGTGAAGAAGGCGTACGGCCCGTGGATGATGTCGGCGTTCCGGCTGCTCGCGAAGGCGAAGTTCCTGCGCGGCACGGGGCTCGACCCGTTCGGCCGCACCGCGGAGCGCCGCACCGAACGCGCGCTGATCGGCGAGTACGAAACGCTGATCGACGAGGTGCTGACCCGGCTGAACGCGGCCAACCGCCCGCTCGCACTCGAACTCGCGGCGCTGCCGGACGGCATTCGCGGCTACGGCCACGTGAAGGAGAACAACCTGCGCGCGGTGCGGCAGAAGTGGGACACGCTGCTGGCGAAGTGGCGTTCGCCGGCAGGCGGGCAGTCGCACCAGCAGGTCGCGTAA